Part of the Bacteroidota bacterium genome is shown below.
TTTGTCTCCGGCTATGATAATACCATGTCTATTGGTTTCTAAGAGATGGAACGCCTGATCGCTGGCAATGGGATCTTGCCATGATTGTCCTGCATTTTGGGAAATGTAGAGGCCGGCGGTGGTGCCTGCGATGTATAAGGTATCTGCAAAAACATTGAAATCGAGTACTGTGATTGGTGCATCAGGAAATGATACTTCTTGCCAGGTATCACCGCGATTCTGTGACTGCCACAGCTGGTTGTCTTGATAGTAGTAAAGTGCCTGTCCGGAAGCAGTGAATAAACCTGATTTAGAGTTGCGAGCCGGCAGGTCAAATGATTCACTTGAAACAAAGCCATCAATAGATCGATGTACCTTGCCAAAAGATTTGCGGTACATAAAAACTTCGTCCCGCACAAAAGTAGATCGAGGTGAGGCGTTGTACTTGTGAGGATTTGAGGTGTTTACCCAGTAGTTGAACGTTGTACCACAGAAAGGGAAATCAAATGGATCCGGGAAATCTGTAAATATGGTTGTTGCAGATGAAGTCCCGGCACGCTCCCACATATCTGCGGGGTCATCAGCGTAGTAAAAGCCGCCCCCAATGGCTAATAAACTAGATTCACTGGCTTGTAAAAATGCATAGGGTGATGAGATACAATTGCGCGCTGAATATCCGTTAGTCTGATTTAAAATAACAGGTGTCCAACCTGTCGGTTTCTGTGTGTCGAAGTACATGCCATGCATCGTACTTGCAAACAAAAGGTTGTTTTCGGTAAGCAAGAGGCTACGCACCTGTGCATTCGAGAGCCCTTCATTCCAGGGTACCCAGGATGTGCCATCATTGTCTGAACAGTGAACGCCGTTGTTTTTTCCTATGCAAACCCATCCATCTTCTTGATCGACCTCTACAGCGTATGACTCCTCATGCATTGTTTCCCAGGATGCAGTCGGCATACGCGTGCGACTGAAAAGATGGAAGCCGCCTCCAAATCCTTGTATGCTACACAATTCCATGACCTGATAAAATGCTTTCTCTGAGGCAGCACTGTCGATATATTGATTTCCGAGTACTGGAATATCACTCGGCGGTTTCTGGGGGTCGAAACTGTAGGCTGAAGACGGGCAATAGGTCATTATGGCCCCATAGTCGCCAATCAGCACCGTATTTTCAAAAGAATCCAGAGAAGTAATCTGGGCGCGGGCTATGCCACCTATACCGTTTTCATAAAGGCGCTCCCAACACGTTTCA
Proteins encoded:
- a CDS encoding T9SS type A sorting domain-containing protein, coding for MRFHPAFRWILLLLLFSPVQQTTAQLAIDWIPLNDGLEGDQVDLLWQSPAGTFFAGGAYSGLFRSPAYRAPWEMTSLRSVHARKITGDQQGNIYVAGYEGLFVSSDEGLTWQTTNLTDPVFDLAVLPNGSVFAGTYDGLYRRQSSDTQFSLLKQWHPKRHINGGYGKSAEPISQMTVLENGTLVVAAASNLYYSQDGNSWECLSLDSGETCWERLYENGIGGIARAQITSLDSFENTVLIGDYGAIMTYCPSSAYSFDPQKPPSDIPVLGNQYIDSAASEKAFYQVMELCSIQGFGGGFHLFSRTRMPTASWETMHEESYAVEVDQEDGWVCIGKNNGVHCSDNDGTSWVPWNEGLSNAQVRSLLLTENNLLFASTMHGMYFDTQKPTGWTPVILNQTNGYSARNCISSPYAFLQASESSLLAIGGGFYYADDPADMWERAGTSSATTIFTDFPDPFDFPFCGTTFNYWVNTSNPHKYNASPRSTFVRDEVFMYRKSFGKVHRSIDGFVSSESFDLPARNSKSGLFTASGQALYYYQDNQLWQSQNRGDTWQEVSFPDAPITVLDFNVFADTLYIAGTTAGLYISQNAGQSWQDPIASDQAFHLLETNRHGIIIAGDKLISTDNGVSWQIIETPLPGYVNDIVFDEAGIAYAATDGWGVFKSASPLQSTTPVATLSKPLETGIFPNPAQSAFKISLELSELAVVEVELYDVLGRHLGQLFNRQLSRGVHYLPFARKDRSAGIYLVQIKAGDQVTYETVIFR